In the Scomber japonicus isolate fScoJap1 chromosome 18, fScoJap1.pri, whole genome shotgun sequence genome, one interval contains:
- the dnajc7 gene encoding dnaJ homolog subfamily C member 7, translating into MAAEQCDAVNMDPDMELLSDEELEREAEGFKEQGNAFYIKKDYAEAFNYYTKAIDMCPKNASYYGNRAATLMMLCRYREALEDSQQAVRLDNTFMKGHLREGKCHLSLGNAMAASRCFLRVLELESDNSQAQQELKNAESILEYERMAEIGFEKRDFRMVVFCMDRALEPASACHRFKILKAECLALLGRYPEAQSVASDILRMDSTNADALYVRGLCLYYEDCIDKAVQFFVQALRMAPDHDKARLACRNAKALKAKKEEGNKAFKEGNFEAAYELYSEALTIDPNNIKTNAKLYCNRATVGSKLKKLEQAIEDCTKAIKLDETYIKAYLRRAQCYMETEMYEEAVRDYEKVYQTEKTKEHKHLLKNAQLELKKSKRKDYYKVLGVDKHATEDEIKKAYRKRALLHHPDRHSGASAELQKEEEKKFKEVGEAFSVLSDPKKKSRYDTGQDLEDDGMNMADFDANNIFKAFFGGPGGFSFEASGPGNFFFQFG; encoded by the exons ATGGCGGCGGAGCAGTGTGATGCTGTGAACATGGACCCTGACATGGAGCTGCTCAGCGACGAAGAATTAGAAAG GGAAGCGGAGGGCTTCAAAGAGCAAGGCAATGCTTTTTATATCAAGAAGGATTACGCTGAAGCATTCAATTACTACACCAAGGCCATAG ACATGTGTCCAAAGAACGCAAGCTACTATGGGAATCGGGCTGCCACGCTAATGATGTTGTGCCGGTACAGAGAGGCTTTAGAGGATTCCCAGCAAGCAGTACGACTAGATAACACTTTCATGAAG GGCCATTTGCGAGAGGGCAAGTGCCACCTGTCCCTTGGCAATGCTATGGCTGCCAGCCGGTGTTTCCTCAGGGTTCTGGAGTTGGAGTCTGACAACAGCCAGGCTCAGCAGGAG CTGAAGAATGCAGAATCCATCCTCGAATATGAGAGAATGGCAGAGATTGGATTTGAGAAGAGGGACTTCAGGATG GTTGTCTTTTGCATGGACCGTGCCCTGGAGCCTGCCTCAGCCTGTCACAGGTTCAAGATACTGAAGGCAGAGTGCTTAGCCCTGCTGGGACGCTACCCAGAGGCCCAGTCTGTCGCCAG TGATATTCTGCGAATGGACTCCACTAATGCAGATGCACTGTATGTGCGTGGTCTTTGTCTGTACTATGAGGACTGCATTGACAAAGCTGTCCAGTTCTTTGTCCAGGCCCTGCGTATGGCTCCTGACCATGACAAAGCTCGGCTTGCATGCAGA AATGCCAAAGCACTGAAGgccaagaaggaggaggggaacaAGGCCTTCAAGGAGGGAAACTTTGAGGCAGCCTATGAGCTGTACTCTGAGGCACTAACAATAGACCCTAACAACATCAAGACTAATGCCAAGCTGTATTGTAATAGAGCCACTGTTGGATCTAAG CTGAAGAAACTAGAGCAGGCCATTGAAGACTGCACAAAGGCCATTAAACTGGATGAAACCTATATCAAGGCCTATTTACGGAGAGCACAGTG CTACATGGAGACAGAGATGTATGAAGAGGCAGTTCGAGACTATGAGAAGGTTTAtcagacagagaaaacaaaag aGCACAAACACCTCCTAAAAAATGCCCAGCTGGAGTTAAAGAAAAGCAAGCGAAAAGATTATTACAAAGTGCTCGGGGTGGATAAGCATGCCACAGAAGATGAGATCAAGAAAGCTTACCGCAAACGGGCACTTTTACATCACCCAG ACCGTCACAGCGGAGCTAGTGCCGAGCTgcaaaaggaagaggaaaagaagttCAAAGAGGTGGGCGAGGCCTTCAGCGTGCTTTCAGATCCTAAGAAGAAGTCTCGCTATGACACCGGTCAGGATCTGGAGGATGATGGCATGAACATGGCAG ATTTTGATGCCAACAACATTTTCAAGGCATTCTTTGGAGGACCAGGAGGTTTTAGTTTTGAAG cATCTGGACCAGGAAATTTCTTCTTCCAGTTTGGTTAA
- the nkiras2 gene encoding NF-kappa-B inhibitor-interacting Ras-like protein 2, with product MGKSCKVVVCGQAAVGKTAVLEQLLYANHVAGSEPMETLEDIYIGSIETDRGTREQVRFYDTRGLRDGMEFPRHYYTFADGFVLVYSIDSKESFKRMEILKKDIDRHRDKKEVTIVVLGNKLDKQEERRVDLNMAQNWAKNEKVRLWEVSVVERRTLIEPFVYLASKMTQPQSKSTFPLSRNKNKGGGSADT from the exons ATGGGAAAAAGCTGTAAAGTGGTGGTGTGTGGCCAGGCTGCAGTTGGTAAAACAGCTGTCTTGGAACAACTACTGTATGCCAATCATGTTGCAG GTTCAGAGCCCATGGAGACCCTGGAGGACATCTACATTGGCTCTATAGAAACCGACCGCGGCACACGAGAGCAGGTGCGCTTCTACGACACCCGCGGACTCCGGGATGGGATGGAGTTTCCTCGACATTACTACACTTTTGCGGACGGCTTCGTGCTTGTTTACAGCATCGATAGTAAAGAGTCCTTTAAGCGGATGGAGATCCTCAAGAAGGACATCGACCGTCACAGAGACAAGAAAGAG GTGACAATTGTTGTGCTGGGTAACAAGCTGGACaagcaggaagagaggagagttgACTTGAATATGGCCCAGAACTGGGCTAAGAATGAGAAGGTGCGTCTGTGGGAGGTGTCGGTGGTGGAACGGCGCACACTCATCGAACCTTTTGTCTACCTGGCCAGCAAAATGACCCAGCCACAGAGCAAGTCCACCTTCCCTCTCAGCCGCAATAAGAATAAGGGCGGTGGTTCTGCAGATACCTGA